From the Astatotilapia calliptera chromosome 6, fAstCal1.2, whole genome shotgun sequence genome, one window contains:
- the LOC113024268 gene encoding uncharacterized protein LOC113024268 isoform X1: MEPDEYKILVAYKLKGEYPALFTKKEKFLLRRKAAIYDIEGEQLFYWRYKGTDKTIKTTVVCGADEANTIFSDFHASPTGAHCGQTKTREAISKRFYWPGMSVDINNWVSQCALCQASAATIKKPAEYIPIKVSQPFELVGMDLIGKLTETNNGHQYICVFIDYFTKWPQAYPLKSKSAVEVTNCLIKFVHQFEAPKRILTDQGKEFVNSLNKRVCGLLKIKRSLCSPYHPQTNGLVEKMNGTIQRALCKVIGNQPQMWDEYLDAVMFGLRTKKQVTTKYSPYYLMFGREARYPSEIPEEFMVDETVEDIVGQEEVSEDIQKHQKLLELVKDNVVKAQEKTKGKIKMMKRDVVFKVGDKVLRANIRSQQRKGGKLEANFLGPYIITAIQGKSADLQDSNGTIIPKVNIDQLKLSKDRMPRVPHRGLKKTAATLLTAQPGQAAPASALASQATAAPVAVAPAPPPRATQATAPMASLTSLPVQTKHPFPVPQGIPITVSEPESGATAQKDNEPPEPATSATAPEHATALQTESKTAADPASKTITADQASQTTAPNATTTQASAPQITAQQSTAQTIEPTVAEKYIMDAWAGKSPHILLSRIGAYKLFYWDIQQIGPDMELESESINAYLEIMVRQCNRHNSAKAAFIDSFSMTAIWKRKAPRLKIKPMEHEVILGIVNEHHHWTLVVIYPQEKKSLYLDPLGETKQGIQNCLESTRAFMRKKGCNVSRWTCDTVKHPKQVDATSCGVFALKFAEKILRKESIDFLSTKKAINTHRLQIATTLLLETDDLTNICHFCGEEEHETDNKWIQCEMCLRWFHQLCVKSPPPEDVFICLACT; this comes from the exons GAGAAATTTCTTCTCCGAAGAAAAGCTGCTATTTACGACATTGAAG GGGAGCAGCTGTTTTACTGGCGCTACAAAGGCACAGACAAAACCATAAAGACAACGGTAGTCTGTGGGGCTGATGAGGCAAACACaattttttcagattttcatgCCAGTCCTACTGGGGCCCATTGcgggcaaacaaaaacaagagaagcCATTTCAAAGCGGTTCTACTGGCCAGGGATGTCAGTCGACATCAATAATTGG gTTTCACAGTGCGCACTTTGCCAGGCAAGTGCTGCAACAATTAAAAAACCAGCAGAATACATTCCGATAAAG gtcTCTCAGCCATTTGAACTGGTTGGGATGGACCTCATTGGAAAACTTACTGAAACCAACAATGGACATCAATAcatatgtgtttttattgattattttacaAAATGGCCACAAGCATACCCTTTAAAGTCAAAATCAGCCGTGGAAGTGACAAACTGTCTCATAAAATTCGTCCACCAGTTCGAAGCCCCGAAAAGGATTCTTACTGACCAAGGCAAAGAATTTGTCAATTCT CTCAACAAAAGGGTTTGTGGActgttaaaaattaaaagaagccTCTGCTCCCCCTATCACCCTCAAACGAATGGGCTGGTGGAGAAAATGAATGGCACCATCCAGAG AGCCCTGTGTAAAGTCATTGGCAACCAACCACAAATGTGGGATGAGTACCTGGATGCTGTAATGTTTGGACTCAGAACTAAAAAACAAGTGACCACCAAATACTCGCCTTACTACCTAATGTTCGGCAGAGAGGCTCGCTATCCTTCCGAAATCCCAGAAGAGTTCATG GTTGATGAGACTGTGGAAGACATTGTGGGGCAGGAGGAGGTGTCGGAAGACATTCAAAAGCATCAAAAACTGTTGGAACTGGTGAAGGACAACGTGGTCAAagctcaggaaaaaacaaagggcaaaataaaaatgatgaagaGAGATGTCGTCTTCAAAGTTGGTGACAAAGTTTTAAGAGCTAACATAAGAAGCCAGCAGAGGAAAGGGGGGAAACTTGAAGCAAACTTTTTAGGCCCTTACATTATTACAGCAATCCAAGGTAAAAGTGCAGATCTTCAGGATTCCAATGGGACAATCATTCCAAAAGTAAATATTGACCAACTAAAGTTAAGCAAAGACCGCATGCCAAGAGTGCCACACCGGGgtttaaagaaaacagcagccacATTACTAACAGCACAACCAGGTCAAGCAGCACCAGCATCTGCTCTAGCTTCACAGGCTACAGCAGCACCAGTGGCGGTAGCACCAGCACCTCCTCCTAGAGCTACACAGGCTACAGCACCAATGGCATCACTTACATCACTACCAGTTCAAACTAAACATCCATTTCCAGTTCCACAAGGTATACCAATAACGGTATCAGAACCAGAGTCAGGAGCAACAGCACAGAAAGACAACGAACCACCAGAACCAGCCACAAGTGCTACAGCACCAGAACACGCTACAGCTCTACAAACCGAATCCAAAACAGCAGCCGACCCAGCCTCAAAGACCATAACAGCAGACCAGGCCTCACAGACCACAGCTCCAAATGCTACAACCACACAAGCCTCAGCTCCACAGATTACAGCCCAGCAATCTACAGCACAAACCATAGAACCAACAGTTGCagagaaat ATATAATGGATGCCTGGGCTGGAAAGAGTCCTCACATTCTACTCTCCAGAATTGGTGCTTACAAATTATTCTACTGGGATATCCAACAAATTGGTCCAGACATGGAGTTGGAAAGTGAG TCTATTAATGCATATCTTGAGATCATGGTGAGACAATGCAATCGTCATAATTCAGCAAAAGCAGCATTCATTGATTCATTTTCAATGACTGCCATTTGGAAGAGAAAAGCTCCAAGACTCAAG ATCAAACCCATGGAGCATGAAGTCATTCTGGGAATTGTAAATGAACATCATCACTGGACATTAGtg GTCATTTACCCACAAGAAAAGAAGTCACTGTATCTTGATCCACTCGGAGAAACTAAACAAGGTATCCAAAATTGTTTGGAATCAACAAG GGCATTCATGCGAAAAAAAGGATGCAACGTCTCAAGATGGACTTGTGACACAGTCAAACACCCAAAACAAGTGGACGCTACCTCATGTGGAGTCTTTGCATTGAAA TTTGCTGAAAAGATCTTGCGAAAAGAGTCAATAGACTTTCTGTCTACAAAAAAggccataaacacacacaggctgcaAATTGCCACCACTCTTCTCCTAGAGACAG atgACTTGACAAACATCTGTCATTTCTGCGGGGAAGAAGAGCATGAAACTGACAACAAATGG attCAGTGTGAGATGTGTTTGCGGTGGTTCCACCAGCTCTGCGTGAAAAGCCCACCACCAGAAGATGTGTTTATTTGTCTCGCTTGTACATAG
- the LOC113024268 gene encoding uncharacterized protein LOC113024268 isoform X2 translates to MEPDEYKILVAYKLKGEYPALFTKKEKFLLRRKAAIYDIEGEQLFYWRYKGTDKTIKTTVVCGADEANTIFSDFHASPTGAHCGQTKTREAISKRFYWPGMSVDINNWVSQPFELVGMDLIGKLTETNNGHQYICVFIDYFTKWPQAYPLKSKSAVEVTNCLIKFVHQFEAPKRILTDQGKEFVNSLNKRVCGLLKIKRSLCSPYHPQTNGLVEKMNGTIQRALCKVIGNQPQMWDEYLDAVMFGLRTKKQVTTKYSPYYLMFGREARYPSEIPEEFMVDETVEDIVGQEEVSEDIQKHQKLLELVKDNVVKAQEKTKGKIKMMKRDVVFKVGDKVLRANIRSQQRKGGKLEANFLGPYIITAIQGKSADLQDSNGTIIPKVNIDQLKLSKDRMPRVPHRGLKKTAATLLTAQPGQAAPASALASQATAAPVAVAPAPPPRATQATAPMASLTSLPVQTKHPFPVPQGIPITVSEPESGATAQKDNEPPEPATSATAPEHATALQTESKTAADPASKTITADQASQTTAPNATTTQASAPQITAQQSTAQTIEPTVAEKYIMDAWAGKSPHILLSRIGAYKLFYWDIQQIGPDMELESESINAYLEIMVRQCNRHNSAKAAFIDSFSMTAIWKRKAPRLKIKPMEHEVILGIVNEHHHWTLVVIYPQEKKSLYLDPLGETKQGIQNCLESTRAFMRKKGCNVSRWTCDTVKHPKQVDATSCGVFALKFAEKILRKESIDFLSTKKAINTHRLQIATTLLLETDDLTNICHFCGEEEHETDNKWIQCEMCLRWFHQLCVKSPPPEDVFICLACT, encoded by the exons GAGAAATTTCTTCTCCGAAGAAAAGCTGCTATTTACGACATTGAAG GGGAGCAGCTGTTTTACTGGCGCTACAAAGGCACAGACAAAACCATAAAGACAACGGTAGTCTGTGGGGCTGATGAGGCAAACACaattttttcagattttcatgCCAGTCCTACTGGGGCCCATTGcgggcaaacaaaaacaagagaagcCATTTCAAAGCGGTTCTACTGGCCAGGGATGTCAGTCGACATCAATAATTGG gtcTCTCAGCCATTTGAACTGGTTGGGATGGACCTCATTGGAAAACTTACTGAAACCAACAATGGACATCAATAcatatgtgtttttattgattattttacaAAATGGCCACAAGCATACCCTTTAAAGTCAAAATCAGCCGTGGAAGTGACAAACTGTCTCATAAAATTCGTCCACCAGTTCGAAGCCCCGAAAAGGATTCTTACTGACCAAGGCAAAGAATTTGTCAATTCT CTCAACAAAAGGGTTTGTGGActgttaaaaattaaaagaagccTCTGCTCCCCCTATCACCCTCAAACGAATGGGCTGGTGGAGAAAATGAATGGCACCATCCAGAG AGCCCTGTGTAAAGTCATTGGCAACCAACCACAAATGTGGGATGAGTACCTGGATGCTGTAATGTTTGGACTCAGAACTAAAAAACAAGTGACCACCAAATACTCGCCTTACTACCTAATGTTCGGCAGAGAGGCTCGCTATCCTTCCGAAATCCCAGAAGAGTTCATG GTTGATGAGACTGTGGAAGACATTGTGGGGCAGGAGGAGGTGTCGGAAGACATTCAAAAGCATCAAAAACTGTTGGAACTGGTGAAGGACAACGTGGTCAAagctcaggaaaaaacaaagggcaaaataaaaatgatgaagaGAGATGTCGTCTTCAAAGTTGGTGACAAAGTTTTAAGAGCTAACATAAGAAGCCAGCAGAGGAAAGGGGGGAAACTTGAAGCAAACTTTTTAGGCCCTTACATTATTACAGCAATCCAAGGTAAAAGTGCAGATCTTCAGGATTCCAATGGGACAATCATTCCAAAAGTAAATATTGACCAACTAAAGTTAAGCAAAGACCGCATGCCAAGAGTGCCACACCGGGgtttaaagaaaacagcagccacATTACTAACAGCACAACCAGGTCAAGCAGCACCAGCATCTGCTCTAGCTTCACAGGCTACAGCAGCACCAGTGGCGGTAGCACCAGCACCTCCTCCTAGAGCTACACAGGCTACAGCACCAATGGCATCACTTACATCACTACCAGTTCAAACTAAACATCCATTTCCAGTTCCACAAGGTATACCAATAACGGTATCAGAACCAGAGTCAGGAGCAACAGCACAGAAAGACAACGAACCACCAGAACCAGCCACAAGTGCTACAGCACCAGAACACGCTACAGCTCTACAAACCGAATCCAAAACAGCAGCCGACCCAGCCTCAAAGACCATAACAGCAGACCAGGCCTCACAGACCACAGCTCCAAATGCTACAACCACACAAGCCTCAGCTCCACAGATTACAGCCCAGCAATCTACAGCACAAACCATAGAACCAACAGTTGCagagaaat ATATAATGGATGCCTGGGCTGGAAAGAGTCCTCACATTCTACTCTCCAGAATTGGTGCTTACAAATTATTCTACTGGGATATCCAACAAATTGGTCCAGACATGGAGTTGGAAAGTGAG TCTATTAATGCATATCTTGAGATCATGGTGAGACAATGCAATCGTCATAATTCAGCAAAAGCAGCATTCATTGATTCATTTTCAATGACTGCCATTTGGAAGAGAAAAGCTCCAAGACTCAAG ATCAAACCCATGGAGCATGAAGTCATTCTGGGAATTGTAAATGAACATCATCACTGGACATTAGtg GTCATTTACCCACAAGAAAAGAAGTCACTGTATCTTGATCCACTCGGAGAAACTAAACAAGGTATCCAAAATTGTTTGGAATCAACAAG GGCATTCATGCGAAAAAAAGGATGCAACGTCTCAAGATGGACTTGTGACACAGTCAAACACCCAAAACAAGTGGACGCTACCTCATGTGGAGTCTTTGCATTGAAA TTTGCTGAAAAGATCTTGCGAAAAGAGTCAATAGACTTTCTGTCTACAAAAAAggccataaacacacacaggctgcaAATTGCCACCACTCTTCTCCTAGAGACAG atgACTTGACAAACATCTGTCATTTCTGCGGGGAAGAAGAGCATGAAACTGACAACAAATGG attCAGTGTGAGATGTGTTTGCGGTGGTTCCACCAGCTCTGCGTGAAAAGCCCACCACCAGAAGATGTGTTTATTTGTCTCGCTTGTACATAG